Proteins co-encoded in one Paracrocinitomix mangrovi genomic window:
- a CDS encoding 2-phosphosulfolactate phosphatase, translating into MSDQDSRKKVEVCFSPYLFPLYKDEFDIIVVIDVLRATSAICAAFHNGVEELIPVSTIEEAKEYQAKGYKVGAERGGSIVEGFDFGNSPFSYMKANLKGETVVLSTTNGTKSINIAKESGQVVIGALSNLDVLKDWLEHQDKNILCLCSGWQNKFNLEDTICAGAILDHLLSTGKFRSEEDSSIAAKYLFLSAKDNILGYLKASSHRRRLKNLNLNKDIKYCLTPNKAPVIPVLEGDRLVTVESLITK; encoded by the coding sequence ATGTCAGATCAAGATAGTCGTAAAAAAGTAGAAGTTTGTTTCTCACCCTATTTATTCCCATTATACAAAGACGAGTTCGATATTATCGTGGTTATAGATGTATTGAGGGCTACTTCAGCTATCTGTGCAGCTTTTCACAATGGTGTTGAGGAATTAATTCCAGTTTCTACTATTGAAGAAGCTAAAGAATATCAAGCAAAAGGATATAAAGTTGGAGCAGAACGTGGTGGATCTATTGTTGAAGGTTTTGATTTTGGAAACTCTCCTTTTTCTTACATGAAAGCGAATTTGAAAGGAGAAACCGTTGTTCTAAGCACAACTAATGGAACAAAATCAATCAATATTGCTAAAGAATCTGGTCAAGTTGTAATTGGTGCACTTTCAAATCTTGATGTACTAAAAGATTGGTTAGAACATCAGGATAAAAATATATTATGTCTATGTTCAGGTTGGCAAAATAAATTCAATCTGGAAGATACTATTTGTGCAGGAGCCATTTTGGACCATTTATTAAGTACCGGAAAATTTAGAAGTGAAGAAGATTCTTCAATAGCGGCTAAATATTTGTTTTTAAGTGCTAAAGACAATATTCTAGGATATTTAAAAGCTTCTTCGCATAGAAGAAGATTGAAAAACCTGAATCTAAATAAGGATATTAAATATTGTCTTACCCCTAATAAAGCTCCTGTTATTCCTGTCTTAGAAGGAGATCGATTAGTTACTGTTGAGTCTTTAATCACCAAATAA
- a CDS encoding acyl-CoA reductase, whose protein sequence is MKLAEKKNILNRLGVIMNHLGDSESWPGYSIGINQEEYDQLNELIQRVHIYNGWFKEEQVRSSFKAIAGWLNEESLNNWLAEYNVQDDSGKKVAIIMAGNIPLVGFHDFISVFLAGHKASIKLSSEDQHLLPALIKTMMLFDENMKDWVEIANSPLQGFDAVIATGSDNSSRYFESYFGKYPNIIRKNRSSIAFIDGTETKEELKLLGEDIFHYYGLGCRNVSQLWIPENFELDRFFEAIYDFNEIIHHNKYANNYDYNKAVMLLNKENLLDNGFILLKEDDSLHSPLAVLHYVRYKKPEDFERFVDQQKDQIQLIVGKNYIPFGHAQVPSLTDYADGVDTMQFLVSLYVKY, encoded by the coding sequence ATGAAACTTGCAGAAAAAAAGAATATTTTAAATCGTCTTGGTGTAATCATGAATCATTTAGGTGACAGTGAATCATGGCCAGGCTATTCAATTGGAATCAATCAAGAGGAGTATGATCAACTAAATGAACTAATTCAAAGGGTTCATATTTACAATGGTTGGTTTAAAGAAGAACAGGTGCGAAGTAGTTTTAAAGCTATTGCCGGTTGGTTAAATGAAGAATCATTGAATAATTGGTTGGCTGAATACAATGTGCAGGATGACAGTGGGAAAAAGGTGGCTATAATAATGGCCGGTAATATTCCTTTGGTTGGATTTCATGATTTTATTTCAGTGTTTTTGGCCGGTCATAAGGCAAGTATAAAGTTATCATCAGAAGATCAACATCTATTACCTGCATTAATAAAAACCATGATGCTGTTTGATGAAAACATGAAAGACTGGGTAGAAATTGCAAATTCTCCGCTACAAGGGTTTGATGCTGTAATAGCAACAGGATCTGACAATTCTTCAAGATATTTTGAATCGTATTTCGGGAAATATCCAAACATCATCAGAAAAAATAGAAGTTCAATAGCCTTTATTGATGGAACTGAAACCAAGGAAGAATTAAAGCTATTGGGTGAGGATATATTTCATTATTACGGTTTAGGTTGTCGTAATGTAAGTCAACTATGGATTCCGGAAAACTTTGAATTAGACAGGTTTTTTGAAGCTATTTACGATTTTAATGAAATCATACATCACAACAAATACGCAAACAATTATGATTACAATAAAGCTGTAATGCTATTGAACAAAGAAAACTTGTTGGACAATGGTTTTATTTTACTGAAAGAGGACGATTCATTGCATTCTCCTTTAGCTGTGCTCCATTATGTGAGGTATAAAAAGCCCGAAGATTTTGAACGCTTTGTAGATCAGCAAAAAGATCAAATTCAATTAATAGTTGGGAAGAATTATATTCCGTTTGGACATGCACAAGTTCCTTCATTGACAGATTATGCAGATGGAGTTGATACAATGCAGTTTTTGGTGAGCTTGTATGTGAAATATTAA
- a CDS encoding DUF1295 domain-containing protein, producing the protein MNNFTFKGFIYICDMWRIALFLLFTLIAVPLVTFYYDEPLSELQWETLKVLLLVYGLAAALTFIVSSVTKNYSQVDKLWSTIPIAYGWIVAHMSEYEDRVVLMAVLITIWGVRLTYNFARRGGYSWKFWSGEEDYRWAILKSKKGFEKEWKWLLFNFFFISMYQMGLILLMTLPLVKVMGSEIGIGLWDYIVSALLIAFVIIEFIADQQQFNYQEEKYKRINAGEELKGKYAIGFTHTGLWGYMRHPNYMGEQAVWVVFYLFSIIATGHIINWSIAGALLLVLLFKGSSDFSEEISAKKYPEYLRYQKEVGRFLPIKGKFKTKY; encoded by the coding sequence TTGAACAATTTTACATTCAAAGGGTTCATATATATTTGCGATATGTGGAGAATAGCATTATTTCTTTTATTCACTTTAATTGCTGTGCCGTTAGTGACATTTTATTACGACGAGCCCTTAAGTGAATTACAATGGGAAACATTGAAAGTATTATTGTTAGTTTATGGACTTGCAGCTGCGTTGACTTTTATTGTAAGCAGTGTTACCAAGAATTATTCACAAGTTGACAAATTGTGGAGCACCATTCCGATTGCTTATGGATGGATTGTAGCACACATGAGTGAATATGAAGATAGAGTAGTGTTAATGGCAGTTTTAATAACGATATGGGGAGTTAGATTGACCTATAATTTTGCACGGAGAGGTGGTTATTCTTGGAAGTTTTGGAGTGGTGAAGAGGATTACAGATGGGCCATATTGAAGTCTAAAAAAGGATTTGAAAAGGAATGGAAATGGCTATTATTTAATTTCTTTTTCATTAGTATGTATCAGATGGGCTTGATTTTGTTAATGACATTGCCTTTGGTGAAAGTGATGGGGAGTGAAATTGGTATTGGATTGTGGGATTACATTGTTTCCGCTTTGTTGATTGCATTTGTAATCATAGAATTTATAGCAGATCAACAACAATTTAACTATCAAGAAGAAAAGTACAAGAGAATTAATGCTGGTGAAGAGTTGAAGGGTAAGTATGCCATTGGATTTACTCATACAGGTTTGTGGGGTTATATGAGACATCCTAATTATATGGGAGAGCAGGCAGTTTGGGTAGTTTTTTATTTGTTCTCCATTATTGCTACCGGACATATTATAAATTGGTCAATAGCAGGAGCTCTATTGTTGGTTTTATTGTTCAAAGGAAGTTCAGATTTTTCAGAAGAGATTTCTGCGAAAAAATATCCAGAATATTTGCGATATCAGAAAGAAGTGGGAAGATTTTTACCAATTAAGGGGAAGTTTAAGACTAAGTATTGA
- a CDS encoding 4Fe-4S dicluster domain-containing protein has translation MAIIITDECINCGACEPECPNNAIYEGGAEWRYADGTSLTGMVNLPNRDAQVDADLDQEPVDMDVYFIVPDKCTECKGFHDEPQCAAVCPVDCCVDDPDIRESDEELLAKKDFMHLD, from the coding sequence ATGGCAATAATTATTACAGACGAATGTATCAATTGTGGAGCTTGTGAACCGGAATGTCCTAATAACGCTATTTATGAGGGTGGAGCTGAATGGAGATATGCTGACGGAACTTCTTTAACTGGTATGGTTAATTTACCTAATAGAGATGCTCAGGTAGATGCTGATCTAGACCAGGAGCCAGTTGATATGGATGTTTATTTCATTGTTCCTGATAAATGTACTGAATGTAAAGGATTTCATGATGAACCACAATGTGCTGCAGTTTGTCCTGTAGATTGTTGTGTTGATGATCCGGATATTAGAGAATCAGATGAAGAACTTTTGGCTAAAAAAGACTTCATGCATCTTGATTAA
- a CDS encoding Tex family protein: MDIIQQISKELNLSSKGVTKALELLAEGATIPFIARYRKEATGNLEDVELIAIKDRHSYWTEFAKRKQTVLNTINEQGLLTDQLKSKIENCFDLNELEDIYLPYKPKKQTKGQKAIKAGLKPLAILIQQEQFDFKIEQELPRFVRGEIKTEKEAIAGAINILAEWISEDDKLRERIREQFHRYAYLSAKLKKGKDEEGAKYKDYFNYSERLDRVKAHRALAILRAEKEGILNVSIDVDKERAIENIERVVGRKYAENSYANLAFEEAYKRLLQPQFESESKKEIKDLADEESIKVFAENLKQLLLQSPLGGKRILAIDPGYRTGCKVAILNNNGDYLENRTIFPHPPQKQTQEAVAILRNLIQSHKIEAIAIGNGTAGLETEKLCRRTFNNAGIQIFSINEAGASVYSASEIAREEFPKLDVTVRGAISIGRRLIDPLAELVKIDPKSIGVGQYQHDVNQTLLKQKLDEVVELCVNHVGVELNTASFPILSHVSGLGPVLAKNIITFREENGSFRQRKDLLKVPKMGQKTFEQAAGFLRIENGTNPLDNTIIHPESYQLVKEIALLHGTSIDAILNKEVNLEESKINSLTGQYDQFTLDFVVNELNKPTRDPREPLKEARYNDISGIEDLIPGMELNGTVNNITNFGAFVDVGIKESGLVHISELADEFISNVQDIVALNQQVKVKVLSVDLDRKRVQLSMKGLN; this comes from the coding sequence ATGGATATTATACAACAAATCAGTAAAGAACTTAATTTATCTTCAAAAGGAGTAACAAAAGCATTAGAGTTATTGGCAGAAGGAGCTACAATTCCATTTATTGCGAGATATAGAAAAGAAGCCACTGGCAATTTAGAGGATGTAGAACTAATTGCAATAAAGGATAGACATTCTTATTGGACCGAATTTGCTAAAAGAAAACAAACAGTTCTAAATACAATTAATGAACAGGGATTGTTGACAGATCAATTAAAATCTAAAATTGAAAATTGCTTTGATCTTAATGAATTGGAAGATATCTATTTACCTTATAAACCTAAGAAACAAACAAAAGGACAAAAAGCCATAAAAGCGGGCCTTAAGCCACTTGCAATTTTAATTCAACAAGAACAATTTGATTTTAAAATTGAACAAGAATTACCGAGATTCGTCCGTGGAGAAATTAAAACAGAAAAAGAGGCAATTGCTGGTGCTATCAACATTCTTGCTGAATGGATTTCTGAAGATGATAAATTACGAGAGCGAATTAGAGAACAATTCCATAGATATGCCTATTTATCTGCGAAACTAAAAAAAGGTAAAGATGAAGAAGGCGCCAAATACAAAGACTACTTTAACTATTCTGAAAGGCTTGATAGAGTAAAAGCTCACCGTGCTTTAGCAATTTTAAGAGCTGAAAAAGAAGGAATACTAAACGTTTCTATTGATGTAGATAAAGAAAGAGCCATTGAGAACATTGAAAGAGTAGTTGGTAGAAAGTATGCCGAGAATTCCTATGCCAATTTAGCTTTTGAAGAAGCATATAAGAGATTATTGCAACCTCAATTTGAATCTGAATCTAAAAAAGAAATAAAAGATCTAGCAGATGAAGAATCCATTAAGGTTTTTGCAGAAAATCTAAAACAGCTCTTACTACAATCTCCTCTTGGAGGAAAAAGAATACTGGCAATTGACCCTGGTTACAGAACAGGATGTAAGGTTGCAATACTTAATAACAATGGTGATTATCTTGAAAACAGAACCATTTTTCCTCATCCACCACAAAAACAAACACAGGAAGCTGTCGCTATTTTAAGAAATCTGATTCAAAGCCACAAAATTGAGGCAATAGCAATTGGTAATGGTACAGCTGGTTTGGAAACAGAAAAACTATGTAGAAGAACATTCAATAATGCGGGCATTCAAATCTTTTCAATTAACGAAGCTGGCGCAAGTGTATATTCAGCTTCAGAAATTGCAAGAGAAGAATTCCCAAAATTAGATGTAACAGTTAGAGGTGCTATTTCAATTGGAAGAAGACTTATTGATCCTCTCGCAGAATTAGTTAAAATTGATCCAAAATCAATTGGAGTTGGACAATATCAACATGACGTTAATCAAACTTTGCTAAAACAGAAACTTGATGAAGTTGTAGAACTTTGTGTAAACCATGTTGGTGTAGAATTAAATACTGCTTCTTTTCCAATTTTATCACATGTTTCTGGTTTAGGTCCGGTATTGGCTAAAAATATAATCACTTTCCGTGAAGAAAATGGTAGCTTCAGGCAAAGAAAAGACCTACTAAAAGTCCCTAAAATGGGACAAAAGACATTTGAACAAGCAGCTGGTTTCTTGCGAATTGAAAACGGAACCAATCCTTTGGATAATACTATCATTCACCCAGAATCTTATCAATTGGTAAAGGAAATTGCATTGTTACATGGAACGTCCATTGATGCTATACTAAATAAGGAAGTAAATCTAGAAGAATCTAAAATCAATAGCCTGACAGGTCAGTATGATCAATTTACACTTGATTTTGTAGTGAACGAATTAAACAAACCTACTCGTGATCCTCGTGAACCTCTAAAAGAAGCTAGATACAATGATATTTCCGGTATTGAAGATTTAATTCCTGGTATGGAGTTAAATGGAACTGTAAATAACATTACAAATTTTGGAGCCTTCGTTGATGTTGGAATTAAAGAGTCAGGATTAGTTCATATTTCTGAACTGGCAGACGAATTCATTTCTAATGTTCAGGATATTGTTGCTTTAAATCAACAGGTAAAAGTGAAAGTATTATCAGTTGATCTTGATCGCAAAAGAGTTCAACTTAGTATGAAGGGACTTAATTAG
- a CDS encoding 3-hydroxyacyl-CoA dehydrogenase family protein — MKNVTVIGAGTMGNGIAHTFAQFGYQVNLVDVSQENLDKAIATISKNLGRMVEKEKITEQDKNATLGNITTGTDLKSGVANAELVVEAATENVDLKLKIFKDMDAFAPEGAILATNTSSISITKIAAVTSRPDKVIGMHFMNPVPIMKLVEIIRGYDTSDEVTETIMAASKTLNKVPVEVNDYPGFVANRILMPMINEAIITLNEGVAGVEEIDTVMKLGMAHPMGPLQLADFIGLDVCLAIMNVLYDGLGNDKYAPCPLLVNMVTAGKLGVKSGEGFYSWTHGTKDLVVANNFKNKQLA; from the coding sequence ATGAAGAACGTAACAGTAATCGGAGCAGGTACAATGGGTAATGGAATTGCTCACACTTTTGCTCAATTTGGATATCAAGTTAACCTTGTTGATGTTTCGCAAGAAAACTTGGATAAAGCAATTGCAACCATCTCAAAAAACTTGGGAAGAATGGTTGAAAAAGAAAAAATTACTGAACAAGATAAAAATGCAACCTTAGGTAACATTACTACTGGTACTGATTTAAAATCAGGAGTTGCAAATGCAGAATTGGTGGTAGAAGCCGCAACAGAAAATGTAGATCTAAAACTGAAGATTTTTAAGGATATGGATGCTTTTGCACCGGAAGGAGCAATTTTAGCCACTAATACATCTTCTATTTCTATAACCAAAATTGCTGCTGTAACTTCTCGACCTGATAAAGTAATCGGTATGCATTTTATGAATCCAGTTCCTATCATGAAATTGGTGGAAATCATCAGAGGATATGATACTTCTGATGAAGTAACAGAAACTATCATGGCTGCTTCAAAAACTTTGAATAAAGTACCGGTTGAAGTAAATGACTATCCTGGATTCGTAGCAAACAGAATTTTAATGCCAATGATCAATGAAGCTATCATTACTTTAAATGAAGGTGTTGCTGGAGTTGAAGAAATTGATACAGTAATGAAACTAGGAATGGCTCATCCAATGGGGCCTTTGCAGTTAGCTGATTTTATTGGATTAGATGTTTGCTTGGCAATCATGAATGTATTATATGATGGACTCGGAAATGATAAGTATGCTCCTTGCCCATTATTAGTAAACATGGTCACTGCAGGTAAATTAGGTGTAAAATCAGGAGAAGGATTCTACTCTTGGACACACGGAACCAAAGATTTGGTTGTTGCTAACAATTTTAAAAACAAGCAATTAGCTTAG